A stretch of the Desulfobacter sp. genome encodes the following:
- a CDS encoding IS256 family transposase, with protein sequence MTEENTEFDFQKALKGIQEGKPFTGKGGVLTSLIKNLAEAALEGELESHLGQEVSANRRNGKSKKTIKSLDGKFELETPRDRAGTFSPQIVKKHQTTLSDEIERKIIALYGLGMSYNDMASHLQEIYGLEISNATLSTITDKIIHTVKEWQARPLENVYPIVWLDAIHYKVRENGKVGSKAVYTILGVNIEGRKEVLGLYISENEGANFWLQVLTDLSNRGVKDILIACVDGLKGFPEAIETIFPDTEVQLCVVHQIRNSLKYVGSKNKKEFMADLKRVYKAVNKDLAEEELDILENKWNDKYPIVIKSWRNNWERLSHFFKYPEEIRRIIYTTNTIEAVHRQFRKLTKTKGSFPNQDSLLKLLYMGIQNASKKWTMPIQNWSLTISQLAIFFEGRLDKELGI encoded by the coding sequence ATGACCGAAGAAAACACCGAATTTGATTTTCAAAAAGCCCTTAAAGGCATCCAGGAAGGTAAACCCTTCACAGGTAAGGGCGGCGTCCTTACATCATTAATCAAAAATCTTGCTGAAGCTGCTCTTGAAGGAGAGTTGGAGTCCCATCTCGGGCAGGAAGTTTCTGCCAACCGCCGTAATGGAAAAAGCAAAAAGACCATTAAATCCCTGGATGGTAAATTTGAGCTAGAAACCCCGCGTGACAGGGCCGGAACCTTCTCTCCACAGATCGTCAAAAAACATCAGACAACGCTCAGCGATGAAATTGAAAGAAAGATAATAGCCCTTTACGGCCTGGGCATGAGTTATAATGATATGGCTTCCCATTTACAGGAAATCTATGGACTTGAGATTTCAAATGCCACTCTGAGCACCATTACCGATAAAATCATCCATACCGTCAAAGAATGGCAGGCCAGGCCGTTGGAAAATGTGTACCCAATCGTATGGCTTGATGCCATACATTATAAAGTACGAGAAAACGGAAAGGTCGGCAGCAAAGCCGTTTACACAATTCTTGGGGTGAATATCGAGGGCCGCAAAGAGGTTCTTGGGCTGTACATATCCGAGAATGAGGGTGCGAACTTCTGGCTGCAGGTGTTAACAGACCTTTCAAACCGAGGGGTAAAAGATATCCTGATTGCCTGTGTTGATGGTCTAAAAGGTTTTCCCGAGGCCATTGAGACCATATTCCCGGACACAGAAGTTCAACTCTGCGTAGTCCACCAGATCCGAAATTCATTGAAATACGTTGGTTCCAAAAATAAAAAGGAATTTATGGCAGATCTAAAACGTGTTTATAAAGCGGTCAATAAGGATCTGGCCGAAGAAGAACTGGATATCTTGGAAAATAAATGGAATGACAAATACCCGATTGTGATAAAATCCTGGCGGAACAACTGGGAACGCCTCAGTCATTTCTTTAAATATCCAGAAGAGATTCGACGGATAATATACACCACAAATACCATTGAGGCTGTGCATCGACAGTTTCGAAAACTGACCAAAACAAAGGGATCATTCCCGAACCAGGACAGCCTGTTAAAACTGCTTTACATGGGGATCCAGAACGCCAGTAAAAAATGGACAATGCCGATTCAAAATTGGTCACTGACAATTTCCCAGTTGGCAATTTTCTTTGAAGGCCGGCTGGATAAAGAGCTGGGAATTTGA
- a CDS encoding ATP-binding cassette domain-containing protein, with translation MGKSTLLHIAAGLACPNTGRVNTSATQMGFAFQTPVFLPWKSVGANMAFILSHPSSQKEPRIKALLDRLGLLPAYNLPPSKLSGGMKKRLGLAMSLLPGPDLLFLDEPFAFLDKNWQHLVANDLSCLNQNKDLTIFMASHDLAPARAMGAQILKLPCRPIQICHG, from the coding sequence ATTGGGAAATCCACCCTGCTTCACATTGCCGCAGGCCTTGCCTGTCCGAATACAGGCCGGGTAAACACATCGGCCACCCAAATGGGCTTTGCCTTTCAAACCCCTGTTTTTCTGCCCTGGAAAAGTGTGGGGGCCAACATGGCATTTATCCTGTCCCATCCCTCTTCCCAAAAAGAGCCCCGGATCAAAGCCCTGCTGGACCGGCTCGGGCTTTTACCGGCATATAACCTGCCCCCATCCAAGCTGAGCGGTGGAATGAAAAAACGGCTGGGCCTTGCCATGAGCCTTTTGCCCGGGCCTGATCTTCTCTTTTTGGACGAGCCCTTTGCCTTTCTGGACAAAAACTGGCAGCATCTTGTGGCCAATGATTTAAGCTGCCTCAACCAAAACAAGGACCTCACCATTTTCATGGCCAGTCATGACCTTGCCCCGGCCCGGGCCATGGGCGCCCAAATCCTTAAACTCCCTTGCCGCCCGATCCAAATCTGCCATGGTTAA
- a CDS encoding ABC transporter permease subunit, whose product MGPYQHHPVPRDCGPVHHNALGAGNRHPCRPEPKDHGYDHAPGRHSPDHPPPILWITLVMVWAGTGTLLPVLVVTASLFPPLFISTATAAAHLDRRLFDLAQIYQIKKWVMIKDLILPGIFPHFLAGFSYALGSCLKITAVAEFLGADQGMGARVYWAFRMMDMEALFAWALVLISIGVSMEIFWIRPLRVLSSKKGGQNADP is encoded by the coding sequence TTGGGCCCATATCAGCATCACCCTGTTCCGCGGGATTGTGGCCCTGTCCATCACAACGCTCTTGGCGCTGGCAACCGGCATCCCTGCCGGCCGGAACCCAAAGATCATGGATATGATCATGCCCCTGGCCGCCATTCTCCAGACCACCCCCCCCCCATCCTCTGGATCACCCTGGTCATGGTCTGGGCCGGCACAGGCACGCTTTTGCCCGTCCTGGTGGTCACAGCCTCTTTGTTCCCTCCCCTGTTTATCTCCACGGCCACGGCCGCAGCCCACCTGGACCGACGCTTGTTTGACCTGGCCCAAATTTACCAGATCAAAAAATGGGTCATGATCAAAGACCTGATCCTGCCCGGTATTTTCCCCCATTTTCTGGCTGGATTTTCCTATGCCTTGGGCTCCTGCCTGAAAATTACCGCCGTGGCTGAATTTCTGGGCGCTGACCAGGGCATGGGCGCCCGGGTTTACTGGGCCTTTCGCATGATGGACATGGAAGCCCTCTTTGCCTGGGCCCTGGTGCTGATCAGTATTGGGGTATCCATGGAAATCTTCTGGATACGGCCCTTACGGGTATTGTCCTCAAAAAAAGGAGGACAAAATGCTGACCCTTGA
- a CDS encoding IS256 family transposase, producing MTEENTEFDFQKALKGIQEGKPFTGKGGVLTSLIKNLAEAALEGELESHLGQEVSANRRNGKSKKTIKSLDGKFELETPRDRAGTFSPQIVKKHQTTLSDEIERKIIALYGLGMSYNDMASHLQEIYGLEISNATLSTITDKIIHTVKEWQARPLENVYPIVWLDAIHYKVRENGKVSSKAVYTILGVNIEGRKEVLGLYISENEGANFWLQVLTDLSNRGVKDILIACVDGLKGFPEAIETIFPDTEVQLCVVHQIRNSLKYVGSKNKKEFMADLKRVYKAVNKDLAEEELDILENKWNDKYPIVIKSWRNNWERLSHFFKYPEEIRRIIYTTNTIEAVHRQFRKLTKTKGSFPNQDSLLKLLYMGIQNASKKWTMPIQNWSLTISQLAIFFEGRLDKELGI from the coding sequence ATGACCGAAGAAAACACCGAATTTGATTTTCAAAAAGCCCTTAAAGGCATCCAGGAAGGTAAACCCTTCACAGGTAAGGGCGGCGTCCTTACATCATTAATCAAAAATCTTGCTGAAGCTGCTCTTGAAGGAGAGTTGGAGTCCCATCTCGGGCAGGAAGTTTCTGCCAACCGCCGTAATGGAAAAAGCAAAAAGACCATTAAATCCCTGGATGGTAAATTTGAGCTGGAAACCCCGCGTGACAGGGCCGGAACCTTCTCTCCACAGATCGTCAAAAAACATCAGACAACGCTCAGCGATGAAATTGAAAGAAAGATAATAGCCCTTTACGGCCTGGGCATGAGTTATAATGATATGGCTTCCCATTTACAGGAAATCTATGGACTTGAGATTTCAAATGCCACTCTGAGCACCATTACCGATAAAATCATCCATACCGTCAAAGAATGGCAGGCCAGGCCGTTGGAAAATGTGTACCCAATCGTATGGCTTGATGCCATACATTATAAAGTACGAGAAAACGGAAAGGTCAGCAGCAAAGCCGTTTACACAATTCTTGGGGTGAATATCGAGGGCCGCAAAGAGGTTCTTGGGCTGTACATATCCGAGAATGAGGGTGCGAACTTCTGGCTGCAGGTGTTAACAGACCTTTCAAACCGAGGGGTAAAAGATATCCTGATTGCCTGTGTTGATGGTCTAAAAGGTTTTCCCGAGGCCATTGAGACCATATTCCCGGACACAGAAGTTCAACTCTGCGTAGTCCACCAGATCCGAAATTCATTGAAATACGTTGGTTCCAAAAATAAAAAGGAATTTATGGCAGATCTAAAACGTGTTTATAAAGCGGTCAATAAGGATCTGGCCGAAGAAGAACTGGATATCTTGGAAAATAAATGGAATGACAAATACCCGATTGTGATAAAATCCTGGCGGAACAACTGGGAACGCCTCAGTCATTTCTTTAAATATCCAGAAGAGATTCGACGGATAATATACACCACAAATACCATTGAGGCTGTGCATCGACAGTTTCGAAAACTGACCAAAACAAAGGGATCATTCCCGAACCAGGACAGCCTGTTAAAGCTGCTTTACATGGGGATCCAGAACGCCAGTAAAAAATGGACAATGCCGATTCAAAATTGGTCACTGACAATTTCCCAGTTGGCAATTTTCTTTGAAGGCCGGCTGGATAAAGAGCTGGGAATTTGA
- a CDS encoding TonB-dependent receptor — protein MITEALVPGSATVYQMENLNKARLLGGELDVQYRPFGLWQLYANIAYTRGTNETDNTDLSFIPPLNGLAGMGYNKNSPGLWGDINLTWAAHQNKVSSEETRTPGWATVNLKAGYRFLIGKTHHDLVLGIDNLLDKAYANHLSTSRGVELSEPGFNAYLAWKMTF, from the coding sequence ATGATCACCGAGGCCCTTGTTCCAGGATCCGCCACGGTCTATCAAATGGAAAACCTGAACAAGGCCAGGCTGCTGGGCGGAGAACTTGACGTCCAATACCGTCCTTTTGGCCTCTGGCAATTGTATGCCAATATTGCCTACACCCGTGGGACCAATGAAACCGACAACACCGATCTTTCATTCATACCGCCCTTGAACGGCCTGGCCGGCATGGGATACAACAAAAACAGCCCAGGGCTTTGGGGTGACATAAATCTGACCTGGGCCGCACACCAGAACAAGGTGAGTTCAGAAGAGACCCGGACCCCGGGATGGGCCACAGTCAATCTCAAGGCTGGATATCGATTTTTGATCGGCAAGACCCATCATGATCTGGTGCTGGGAATAGACAATCTGCTTGACAAAGCGTATGCCAACCACTTGTCCACCTCCCGGGGCGTTGAATTGTCAGAGCCCGGATTCAACGCCTACCTGGCCTGGAAAATGACATTTTAA
- a CDS encoding TonB-dependent receptor, producing the protein MTPQKRLGVMVAACLVLIQAMPLLASECYTLADILVTARGKDSSVCLTPGGTAVMESQDIFQAQDPSITNTLTQIPGVKKSSDSAWGSAVNIRGLGREQVVFLIDGTRVNTATDINARFGLINPNEIQRVEVLKGPISSLYGSGTMGGVINIITRKGTFSDQTRTSSTIGGSTGLNPQGFSAFGQTALNSKNFWIYAFGGRRDYDPYETGKGTVQDHSFFADDTLGLKSAVKWNPANLTQINIQYTKGNDIGIPGKGLALPAGPAITYPDTYRTLVSLTHHLTPESNVLSQSDLNLYYQKIERNVKMDFPKTSPMDTIKPTGIHKTFGAKWINTVELDAHSLVAGLDTWSWAMDTFREKNFSSGLTGIDTPLADARQTSVGFFMEDDIQIFPSLILNLGGRIDYMKTKSDALYNWVIPPLPAMVPALMRDAQSSHDLSWNAHAGMT; encoded by the coding sequence ATGACACCCCAAAAACGACTCGGAGTCATGGTTGCAGCATGCCTGGTCTTGATTCAGGCCATGCCCCTATTGGCATCAGAATGCTATACGCTAGCAGATATCCTGGTCACGGCCCGGGGAAAAGACAGCAGTGTCTGCCTCACCCCCGGAGGAACGGCTGTCATGGAAAGTCAGGACATTTTCCAGGCCCAGGACCCTTCAATCACCAATACCCTGACCCAAATTCCCGGAGTGAAAAAATCTTCGGATTCTGCCTGGGGATCTGCCGTGAACATCCGGGGTCTGGGCCGGGAGCAGGTGGTTTTTCTCATTGACGGGACCCGGGTGAACACGGCAACGGATATCAATGCCCGGTTCGGCCTGATCAATCCCAATGAGATCCAGCGGGTTGAAGTGCTCAAAGGCCCCATATCCTCTCTTTACGGATCCGGAACCATGGGCGGTGTCATCAATATCATTACCCGCAAAGGAACATTTTCCGACCAGACCCGGACCTCTAGCACCATTGGGGGCAGCACCGGTTTAAACCCCCAGGGGTTCAGCGCCTTTGGCCAGACCGCCCTGAACTCAAAAAACTTCTGGATCTATGCATTCGGAGGCCGACGGGACTATGACCCCTATGAAACGGGAAAAGGAACCGTCCAGGACCACAGTTTTTTTGCGGATGATACCCTGGGGCTCAAATCCGCGGTCAAATGGAACCCTGCCAACCTCACCCAAATTAACATCCAATATACCAAGGGAAATGACATTGGGATCCCGGGCAAAGGATTGGCCCTTCCTGCCGGCCCCGCCATCACCTATCCTGATACTTACCGGACCCTGGTCAGCCTGACCCACCACCTGACCCCGGAATCCAATGTCCTGTCCCAATCCGATCTCAACCTCTATTACCAAAAAATAGAGCGAAACGTAAAAATGGATTTTCCCAAAACCAGCCCCATGGACACCATCAAGCCCACAGGGATTCATAAAACCTTTGGGGCCAAATGGATAAATACGGTCGAGCTTGACGCCCACAGCCTGGTTGCGGGCCTGGACACCTGGTCCTGGGCCATGGATACCTTTCGCGAAAAAAATTTTTCATCGGGCCTTACCGGTATTGATACCCCTTTGGCCGATGCCCGGCAGACCTCGGTGGGTTTTTTCATGGAAGATGATATACAAATTTTTCCCTCCCTGATCCTGAACCTGGGGGGACGAATCGATTATATGAAAACAAAATCTGATGCCTTGTACAATTGGGTCATTCCCCCTTTACCCGCCATGGTTCCCGCTTTAATGCGTGATGCCCAGTCAAGCCATGACCTAAGCTGGAATGCCCATGCAGGCATGACCTAG